A region from the Pelagovum pacificum genome encodes:
- a CDS encoding glycoside hydrolase family 2 protein — protein MTDASAAALHPHPRMYRPRWTDLCGTWDFAHDDANEGLDAGWSAGDTAFDRKITVPYPPESKASGLSETGFHPVLWYRRTFETPEMADGERLILRFGAVDYRARVWVNGALVATHEGGHTPFEADITPALTGSGAQTIVVRAEDPPEDNRIPRGKQDWEEDAHGIWYNRTSGIWQPVWLTVVPALHMTDLHLVPSITEAKVRCELRLSALPASPVPVTVRISHEGKLLAEQTVTVSEREAEFDVAIPILRHSTARSPLLWSPHSPTLIDATVELGGESGDTLDTYLGFRSVGTDHGRFLLNEHPVFLRMVLGQNYWPDSHLSASGDELKREVELIKELGFNGVRIHQKIEDPRFLYWCDRLGVMVWEEMPSHYVFANSAIERLTREWTEAIRRDKGHPCIVAWVPFNESWGITDMAEQPAQASYARGLYHLTKAIDPSRPAVSNDGWELVETDIVSVHDYAPTGDGLRKRYNDPDALAEVLKGFGAPGRRMLLDDPEAGGRPVMLTEFGGLSFTPKEGDHWVGYATVPDEAAFEARLDDYFDAISETPYLMGYCYTQLTDTMQEVNGLLTETREPKLPMETLRHILTKPAAAIPGEEVDAERRRALARTRGEEE, from the coding sequence ATGACCGACGCAAGCGCGGCCGCCCTCCATCCCCATCCCCGAATGTACCGTCCCCGGTGGACCGACCTCTGCGGCACCTGGGACTTTGCACACGACGACGCCAACGAAGGCCTCGACGCCGGCTGGAGCGCGGGCGACACCGCCTTTGATCGCAAGATCACGGTGCCCTATCCGCCCGAGTCCAAGGCATCCGGCCTGTCCGAGACGGGCTTCCACCCGGTGCTCTGGTATCGCCGCACCTTCGAGACGCCCGAGATGGCTGACGGCGAGCGGCTCATCCTGCGCTTCGGGGCGGTCGACTACCGCGCCCGCGTCTGGGTGAACGGCGCGCTGGTCGCGACGCACGAGGGCGGCCACACGCCGTTCGAGGCCGACATCACCCCCGCCCTCACCGGCTCCGGTGCGCAGACGATCGTCGTCCGCGCCGAGGACCCGCCGGAGGACAACCGCATCCCGCGCGGCAAGCAGGACTGGGAAGAGGACGCCCACGGCATCTGGTACAACCGGACCTCCGGAATCTGGCAGCCGGTCTGGCTGACCGTGGTGCCCGCGCTCCACATGACCGACCTGCACCTCGTCCCCTCGATCACCGAGGCGAAAGTGCGCTGCGAGCTGCGTCTCTCCGCACTGCCGGCCTCGCCGGTTCCGGTGACCGTGCGGATCAGCCACGAGGGCAAGTTGCTGGCCGAGCAGACGGTGACCGTCTCCGAGCGCGAGGCCGAGTTCGACGTGGCGATCCCGATCCTGCGCCACAGCACCGCGCGCTCGCCCCTGCTCTGGTCGCCGCATTCGCCGACGCTGATCGATGCCACGGTGGAACTGGGCGGGGAGAGCGGCGACACGCTCGACACGTACCTCGGCTTCCGCTCCGTCGGCACCGATCACGGCCGCTTCCTGCTGAACGAACACCCGGTGTTCCTGCGCATGGTACTTGGCCAGAACTACTGGCCCGACAGCCACCTGTCCGCGTCCGGCGATGAGCTGAAGCGCGAGGTGGAGCTCATCAAGGAGCTCGGCTTCAACGGCGTGCGCATCCACCAGAAGATCGAGGACCCCCGGTTCCTCTACTGGTGCGACCGCCTGGGCGTGATGGTCTGGGAAGAAATGCCGAGCCACTACGTCTTCGCCAACTCCGCCATCGAGCGGCTGACGCGCGAATGGACCGAAGCCATCCGCCGCGACAAGGGTCATCCCTGCATCGTCGCCTGGGTGCCCTTCAACGAAAGCTGGGGCATCACTGACATGGCCGAGCAGCCGGCGCAGGCGTCCTACGCCCGCGGGCTCTATCACCTGACCAAGGCCATCGACCCGAGCCGTCCCGCCGTGTCGAACGACGGCTGGGAGCTGGTCGAGACGGATATCGTCTCCGTCCACGACTACGCTCCGACCGGCGACGGGCTGCGCAAGCGCTACAATGACCCGGACGCTCTGGCCGAGGTGCTGAAGGGCTTCGGCGCACCGGGCCGTCGGATGCTGCTCGACGATCCCGAGGCCGGTGGCCGGCCGGTCATGCTGACCGAGTTCGGTGGGCTCAGCTTCACGCCGAAAGAGGGCGATCACTGGGTCGGCTACGCGACGGTGCCCGACGAGGCTGCCTTCGAGGCGCGTCTCGACGACTATTTCGACGCGATCTCCGAGACGCCGTACCTGATGGGCTACTGCTATACTCAGCTCACCGACACGATGCAGGAGGTGAACGGCCTGCTGACCGAGACGCGCGAGCCGAAGCTGCCGATGGAAACGCTCCGTCACATCCTGACCAAGCCCGCCGCCGCGATCCCGGGCGAGGAAGTGGATGCCGAGCGCCGCCGGGCGCTGGCGCGGACGCGCGGCGAAGAAGAGTGA
- a CDS encoding ABC transporter ATP-binding protein produces the protein MSELEINSLRKNFGALEVLSDINLSIRSGEFVVFVGPSGCGKSTLLRCISGLEPITSGTISIDGRVVNEVSPSERGIAMVFQSYALYPHMTVAENMGYSLKLARLPREEIRRKVEETAAKLQLTDYLDRKPKALSGGQRQRVAIGRSIVRDPKVFLFDEPLSNLDAALRVQMRMEIGQLKKTLPDTTMIYVTHDQVEAMTMADRIVVLKDGEVMQVGTPMELYETPASLFVAQFIGSPKMNLMTGERAKAYGVPHVGVRPEHMEVVENGPWGGEVIYAENLGSDTYVYVDAGEEDPTIVRSQGKRTFTPGERIALRPEEGALHRFDETGNPVISQSAV, from the coding sequence ATGTCAGAGCTCGAGATCAACAGTCTCCGCAAGAACTTCGGCGCGCTCGAGGTGCTGAGCGACATCAATCTCTCGATCCGGTCGGGCGAGTTCGTGGTCTTCGTCGGGCCGTCGGGCTGCGGCAAGTCCACCCTTCTGCGCTGCATCTCCGGGCTGGAGCCGATCACCTCCGGCACCATCAGCATCGACGGCCGCGTGGTGAACGAGGTCTCGCCCTCGGAGCGGGGCATCGCGATGGTGTTCCAGTCCTACGCGCTTTATCCCCACATGACGGTGGCGGAGAACATGGGCTACTCGCTCAAGCTCGCCCGCCTTCCCCGCGAGGAAATCCGCCGGAAGGTGGAGGAAACGGCGGCCAAGCTGCAGCTGACGGACTACCTCGACCGCAAGCCGAAGGCGCTGTCGGGCGGCCAGCGCCAGCGCGTCGCCATCGGGCGGTCGATCGTGCGCGACCCGAAGGTCTTCCTGTTCGACGAACCGCTGTCGAACCTCGACGCCGCGCTGCGGGTGCAGATGCGCATGGAGATCGGCCAGCTCAAGAAGACGCTGCCCGACACCACCATGATTTACGTCACCCACGACCAGGTCGAGGCGATGACCATGGCCGACCGCATCGTTGTCCTGAAGGACGGCGAGGTCATGCAGGTCGGCACGCCGATGGAGCTCTACGAGACGCCCGCCTCGCTGTTCGTCGCGCAATTCATCGGCTCGCCCAAGATGAACCTGATGACCGGCGAGCGGGCGAAGGCCTACGGTGTGCCCCATGTCGGTGTCCGTCCCGAACATATGGAAGTCGTGGAAAACGGCCCATGGGGCGGCGAAGTGATCTATGCCGAGAACCTCGGCTCCGATACCTATGTCTATGTCGACGCGGGCGAAGAGGACCCGACCATCGTGCGGAGCCAGGGAAAGCGGACCTTCACGCCCGGCGAGCGGATCGCGCTCCGGCCGGAAGAAGGGGCCTTGCACAGGTTCGACGAAACGGGCAACCCGGTGATAAGCCAATCGGCCGTTTGA
- a CDS encoding sulfatase family protein translates to MTDRPNILWICTDQQRFDTLGCYGNTFVKTPNIDRLAEEGVLFENTYSQSPVCTPSRASFLTGRYPRTTRTRQNGQDIPEDERLISRLLADGGYTCGLSGKLHLSACHPSVAPDHERRIDDGYAAFHWSHHPVPLMKRGATGNNWATNEYDLWLRERGKGVTSTPVEEGSHVTYGMPEEDHQTTWCAQKAITFIEAHEELDRPWMFSVNIFDPHHPFDPPEEYLKPYLDRLDEIELPNYEDGELETKTLLQKLDHAGAYGGRAGFDYDKMTEREHKLVRAAYWAMCDLIDSQVGRMLEALDRTGQRDDTIVIFMSDHGEMLGDHGIYLKGPYFYEEAVHVPLIISGPGFQKGKRVKGLAELIDLAPTLLEAAGLPIYEGMQGQSILPQLTTDAESDKQDVYCEYYNAMPWHPADVNPQATMVFDGRYKISLYHTDGEVELYDLETDPKERTNIWHDTGNDALKVKLLQRVCDRMAWTVDPLPVRRAEF, encoded by the coding sequence ATGACCGACCGCCCCAACATCCTGTGGATCTGCACCGACCAGCAACGTTTCGACACGCTCGGCTGCTATGGCAACACGTTCGTCAAGACGCCGAACATCGACCGCCTCGCCGAAGAAGGCGTGCTCTTTGAGAACACTTACTCCCAGAGCCCTGTCTGCACGCCCTCGCGTGCCAGCTTCCTCACCGGGCGCTATCCGCGCACCACGCGCACCCGCCAGAACGGGCAGGACATCCCCGAGGACGAACGGCTGATCTCCCGCCTGCTCGCCGACGGCGGTTACACCTGCGGACTGTCCGGCAAGCTGCACCTGTCCGCCTGCCACCCGTCGGTCGCGCCCGACCACGAACGACGGATCGACGACGGCTACGCTGCCTTCCACTGGTCGCACCACCCGGTGCCGCTGATGAAGCGCGGCGCGACGGGCAACAACTGGGCGACGAACGAGTACGACCTCTGGCTGCGCGAACGCGGCAAGGGCGTCACCTCCACCCCGGTGGAAGAGGGCAGCCACGTCACATACGGCATGCCCGAGGAGGACCACCAGACAACCTGGTGCGCGCAGAAGGCGATCACCTTCATCGAGGCGCACGAGGAGCTCGACCGGCCCTGGATGTTCTCGGTCAACATCTTCGACCCGCACCACCCGTTCGATCCGCCCGAGGAGTACCTGAAACCCTACCTCGACCGGCTCGACGAGATCGAACTGCCGAACTACGAGGACGGCGAACTCGAGACGAAGACGCTGCTGCAGAAGCTCGACCACGCCGGCGCCTACGGCGGACGCGCCGGGTTCGATTATGACAAGATGACCGAGCGGGAGCACAAGCTGGTCCGCGCCGCCTACTGGGCGATGTGCGACCTGATCGACTCGCAGGTCGGCCGCATGCTGGAGGCGCTCGACCGCACCGGGCAACGCGATGATACCATTGTCATTTTCATGTCCGACCACGGCGAGATGCTGGGCGACCACGGCATCTATCTGAAAGGTCCCTACTTCTACGAGGAAGCGGTGCACGTGCCGCTCATCATTTCCGGCCCCGGGTTCCAAAAGGGAAAGCGGGTGAAAGGGCTGGCGGAGCTGATCGACCTCGCCCCCACGCTGCTCGAGGCTGCCGGCCTGCCGATCTACGAGGGAATGCAGGGGCAGTCGATCCTGCCCCAGCTGACCACCGACGCAGAGTCCGACAAGCAGGACGTCTACTGCGAATATTACAACGCGATGCCGTGGCACCCGGCCGACGTGAACCCGCAGGCGACGATGGTCTTCGACGGGCGCTACAAGATCTCGCTGTACCACACCGACGGCGAGGTGGAGCTCTACGACCTCGAGACCGACCCGAAGGAGCGCACCAACATCTGGCACGATACGGGCAACGACGCGCTCAAAGTGAAGCTGCTCCAGAGGGTCTGTGACCGGATGGCTTGGACCGTAGACCCCCTCCCCGTCCGCCGCGCGGAATTCTGA
- a CDS encoding carbohydrate ABC transporter permease, producing MRRAAGPTRFSRRAWTVLGIVILTLICALWIYPFLWLASASLKSPLEIFSKGLNLVPDALNWQNYQRAWGTAGFGIYLLNTALITVGTVALVIFHTSLSGYVLGRYDFIGRRFVIGVIVGTFVIPIGMGLIPVVDLTQRMGLLNSRIGVTLALAGSGHAAAILLYTGFFRQLPKELEEAAIIDGAGVFEVFRTIMLPLAGPVTATVAVLTFLAAWNSFLLPLVLTFGSPDKRTLAVGMLAFVGTNETDWPGMAAAAMIALLPVITFFFFVQRYFVEGVAGAVKS from the coding sequence ATGAGACGCGCCGCTGGCCCCACCCGCTTCAGCCGCCGCGCGTGGACGGTGCTTGGCATCGTGATCCTCACGCTGATCTGCGCGCTCTGGATCTACCCGTTCCTGTGGCTCGCCTCCGCCTCGCTGAAGTCGCCGCTCGAGATCTTCTCCAAGGGCCTCAACCTCGTTCCCGACGCGCTGAACTGGCAGAACTACCAGCGCGCGTGGGGTACGGCGGGCTTCGGCATCTACCTGTTGAACACGGCGCTCATCACCGTCGGGACTGTGGCCCTGGTGATCTTCCACACCTCGCTCTCGGGCTACGTGCTGGGCCGCTACGACTTCATCGGGCGGCGGTTCGTGATCGGCGTGATCGTCGGAACCTTCGTGATCCCGATCGGCATGGGCCTGATCCCCGTGGTCGACCTGACCCAGCGCATGGGCCTGCTCAATTCGCGCATCGGCGTGACGCTTGCGCTCGCCGGGAGCGGCCACGCCGCAGCGATCCTGCTCTACACCGGCTTTTTCCGGCAACTCCCGAAAGAGCTGGAGGAAGCGGCGATCATCGACGGCGCCGGCGTCTTCGAAGTCTTCCGCACGATCATGCTGCCGCTCGCCGGGCCCGTGACGGCCACCGTCGCGGTGCTGACGTTCCTCGCAGCGTGGAACAGCTTCCTGCTTCCGCTGGTGCTGACCTTCGGGTCGCCGGACAAGCGGACCCTCGCGGTCGGTATGCTCGCCTTCGTCGGCACGAACGAGACCGACTGGCCCGGCATGGCCGCCGCCGCAATGATCGCCCTGCTCCCCGTCATCACATTCTTCTTCTTCGTGCAGCGATACTTCGTCGAAGGTGTCGCCGGCGCGGTGAAATCCTGA
- a CDS encoding carbohydrate ABC transporter permease, translating to MRRFSEAPAARPLGKRLWGDRWIYLFLLPTTTFVAAYSVWPVLAGIYFSMLDWSGFEASGQFVGFENYRELWNDNLYRNALKNTFVFMVLAVPLRVALALFVALILNSALPFSRVFRTAIFLPVVSTAAILGVVMRFILDPTRGPVNLVLLQTGLIDQPVNFLGTTGLALYTAIVIWVWKWLGITLIYWMAALQTIPQDLYEAARIDGAGAWARFRDITFPLLMPFTIIITLITLVEATNVFDLLLTLTNGGPFYSSEVIDIFVYRQAFAANVPRLGYASAAALSFGVCIIGLALLNMIVRRGLRGRRSE from the coding sequence ATGCGCAGGTTCTCAGAGGCGCCGGCGGCCCGTCCGCTCGGCAAACGGCTCTGGGGGGACAGGTGGATCTACCTGTTCCTCCTGCCGACGACGACGTTCGTCGCGGCCTATTCCGTCTGGCCGGTGCTCGCCGGCATCTATTTCTCGATGCTGGACTGGAGCGGCTTCGAAGCCTCCGGCCAGTTCGTCGGCTTCGAGAACTACCGCGAGCTCTGGAACGACAACCTCTACCGCAACGCCCTGAAGAACACCTTCGTCTTCATGGTGCTGGCGGTGCCCCTGCGGGTCGCTCTCGCATTGTTCGTCGCGTTGATCCTGAACTCTGCCCTGCCCTTCAGCCGGGTGTTCCGGACCGCGATCTTCCTGCCCGTCGTGTCGACGGCAGCGATCCTCGGCGTGGTGATGCGCTTCATCCTCGACCCGACGCGGGGGCCGGTGAACCTCGTGTTGCTGCAGACCGGGCTGATCGACCAGCCGGTGAACTTCCTCGGCACCACTGGACTCGCACTCTATACCGCGATCGTCATCTGGGTCTGGAAGTGGCTCGGCATCACGCTGATCTACTGGATGGCGGCGCTCCAGACCATTCCGCAGGACCTCTACGAGGCCGCCCGCATCGACGGCGCGGGGGCATGGGCGCGGTTCCGCGACATCACCTTTCCGCTTCTGATGCCCTTCACGATCATCATCACGCTCATCACGCTGGTGGAGGCGACCAACGTCTTCGACCTGCTGCTGACACTGACCAACGGCGGACCGTTCTACTCGTCCGAGGTGATCGACATCTTCGTCTACCGGCAGGCCTTCGCGGCGAACGTGCCGCGGCTCGGCTATGCCTCCGCCGCGGCGCTGTCCTTCGGGGTCTGCATCATCGGCCTCGCCCTGCTCAACATGATCGTGCGGCGCGGCCTGCGCGGACGGAGGTCCGAATGA
- a CDS encoding ABC transporter substrate-binding protein yields the protein MRNSTILRPDRRGFLSGLAAAGIVASGRPAFAQGSGPITWWDHFSPLAPLLESLWSEDGAEVEHSVMNPADMMQSLQLAFRSEEAPDVMSMPTSLAVISQVQNNGWFAPIGDQVTLDKPFQQEVLFDGLTNWGGELYSFPIFSFRWHTSALWYMKDAAEAAGYDGAPGKDWEAIRDFARATTEGSTYGLLLPLQFTGRMEDMVVNLSQMIGGKGEIDWATGDYNFTSPEFAETIAQLLAFQSDGSLHPASGSLDARQGRTRWASGEAVMFFDGPWNSGVLANSMSDVLPMVDVVANPIGNGSVHQGPAPGTFFVSAQSDQQEAAAALLSLLTTDEFYVALAERMDQPPLNLDAVAQADVDPTYTKVIDGFAKSVRLAPEPVIRNPDIGRVYAEMRDVTPTLGEIVQGAFAGAFDDPAPMLQQYNDQIMAERDRAIEKVNSEGGSVSVDDWVFDSWTPGEDFTADRY from the coding sequence ATGCGTAATTCAACGATTCTACGGCCCGACCGCCGTGGCTTCCTGTCGGGGCTCGCGGCCGCCGGCATCGTCGCTTCGGGTCGTCCGGCCTTCGCCCAGGGGTCCGGGCCGATCACCTGGTGGGACCACTTCTCGCCGCTCGCGCCGCTGCTCGAGTCGCTCTGGTCCGAGGACGGCGCCGAGGTCGAACATTCGGTGATGAACCCGGCCGACATGATGCAGTCGCTGCAACTGGCCTTCCGCAGCGAGGAAGCTCCCGACGTGATGTCGATGCCGACCTCGCTCGCCGTCATCAGCCAGGTGCAGAACAACGGCTGGTTCGCCCCGATCGGCGACCAGGTCACGCTCGACAAGCCGTTCCAGCAGGAGGTGCTGTTCGACGGTCTGACGAACTGGGGCGGAGAGCTCTATTCCTTCCCGATCTTCTCGTTCCGGTGGCACACCTCCGCGCTCTGGTACATGAAGGACGCCGCCGAAGCCGCGGGCTACGACGGTGCGCCCGGCAAGGACTGGGAGGCGATCCGCGACTTCGCCCGCGCGACGACGGAAGGATCGACCTACGGCCTCCTGCTGCCGCTGCAATTCACCGGTCGTATGGAAGACATGGTCGTCAACCTGTCCCAGATGATCGGCGGCAAGGGCGAGATCGACTGGGCCACCGGCGACTACAACTTCACCTCGCCCGAGTTCGCCGAGACGATCGCGCAGCTTCTGGCGTTCCAGTCGGACGGCTCTCTTCACCCCGCGTCGGGCTCGCTCGACGCGCGGCAGGGCCGCACGCGCTGGGCCTCTGGCGAGGCGGTGATGTTCTTCGACGGGCCATGGAACAGCGGCGTGCTTGCCAACAGCATGTCCGACGTGCTGCCGATGGTGGACGTGGTCGCAAACCCGATCGGCAACGGTTCGGTCCATCAGGGCCCCGCCCCCGGCACCTTCTTCGTTTCCGCCCAGTCCGACCAGCAGGAGGCCGCGGCCGCGCTGCTGTCCCTGCTGACGACGGACGAGTTCTACGTCGCGCTCGCCGAGCGGATGGACCAGCCGCCGCTGAACCTCGACGCGGTAGCACAGGCGGACGTCGATCCGACCTACACCAAGGTGATCGACGGCTTCGCCAAGTCCGTCCGCCTCGCGCCGGAACCGGTGATCCGCAACCCCGACATCGGCCGCGTCTACGCCGAGATGCGGGACGTGACGCCGACGCTGGGCGAGATCGTGCAGGGCGCCTTCGCCGGGGCCTTCGACGATCCCGCGCCGATGCTCCAGCAATACAACGACCAGATAATGGCCGAGCGCGACCGCGCCATCGAGAAGGTCAACAGCGAGGGCGGTAGCGTCAGCGTGGACGACTGGGTCTTCGACAGCTGGACGCCCGGCGAAGACTTCACCGCCGACCGCTACTGA
- a CDS encoding LacI family DNA-binding transcriptional regulator, whose protein sequence is MQSGRKTRDKKPTMAEVAAAAGVSQTTVSLVLNNTGGVRVSEETRDKVRSAAQELGYFVWQRNNVGSGSIRCIGLLVDDIESNPLSLTAIDMARKRAWANDCVLNVLPFNSNRKLEKAAIDLLLSLRLVGVIYQSFYTRKVELPKALRTQPIVLVNCYSADQNVPYVVPGHRAGAYVAVEKLIAAGHRRIGCITGAMEKEASGDRLQGYLSALRDAGLPHDPTMVRVGDWNMGLAERETVALMQEDNPPTAIFCASDRMAIGCYEALKGMGYKVPQDVSVVGFDGDPVGQHLTPPLSSVHVPHGAMGASAVDYLIARANHTDYALRNELPCDFIERESIAPVAAGRLQKVARGG, encoded by the coding sequence ATGCAGAGCGGACGCAAGACACGAGACAAGAAACCGACCATGGCCGAGGTCGCCGCTGCGGCGGGCGTGTCCCAGACGACCGTATCCCTTGTTCTCAACAACACCGGTGGGGTGCGGGTCTCCGAGGAAACGCGGGACAAGGTGCGCTCCGCCGCGCAGGAGCTCGGCTATTTCGTCTGGCAGCGCAACAACGTCGGCAGCGGCTCGATCCGCTGCATCGGACTGCTGGTGGACGATATCGAATCGAACCCGCTGTCGCTGACGGCGATCGACATGGCGCGCAAACGGGCCTGGGCGAATGACTGCGTGCTGAACGTCCTGCCGTTCAACAGCAACCGCAAGCTCGAGAAGGCGGCGATCGACCTTCTGCTGTCGCTGCGGCTCGTCGGGGTCATCTATCAGTCGTTCTACACCCGGAAGGTCGAACTGCCGAAGGCGCTGCGCACCCAGCCCATCGTGCTGGTGAATTGCTATTCGGCGGACCAGAATGTGCCTTACGTGGTGCCAGGGCACCGGGCCGGGGCCTATGTGGCGGTCGAGAAGCTGATCGCCGCCGGGCATCGCCGGATCGGCTGCATCACCGGCGCGATGGAGAAGGAGGCCTCGGGCGATCGCTTGCAGGGCTACCTGTCCGCGCTGCGCGACGCCGGGCTGCCGCACGATCCGACAATGGTGCGGGTCGGCGACTGGAACATGGGTCTCGCGGAGCGCGAGACGGTCGCGCTGATGCAGGAAGACAATCCGCCGACGGCCATCTTCTGTGCCTCCGACCGCATGGCGATCGGTTGTTACGAAGCGCTGAAGGGGATGGGCTACAAGGTGCCGCAGGACGTGTCGGTCGTCGGTTTCGACGGGGACCCTGTCGGCCAGCACCTGACCCCGCCCCTGTCGAGCGTCCATGTCCCGCACGGGGCGATGGGGGCGTCGGCGGTCGACTACCTGATCGCCCGCGCCAACCACACCGACTATGCGCTGCGCAACGAGTTGCCCTGCGATTTCATCGAGCGCGAGTCGATCGCGCCCGTCGCCGCCGGACGCCTCCAGAAAGTGGCGCGCGGCGGCTGA
- the hisD gene encoding histidinol dehydrogenase, whose amino-acid sequence MTSETTSPKAPVFIKAPSRNATADNAPVETLVTEVIARVRAEGDAAVRDYSRQFDKAELEVFEVSEADRLAALEELDPQTRADTEFAITNVTNFAKAQLGTLSALDVEILPGVHLGHRNIPLDRVGCYVPGGRFPLLSAPIMTIVPAKVAGVKEVVACLPPNAHRAMIAGCHLAGADRIFRIGGAQAIAAMALGTESVPKVDKIVGPGNAFVNEAKRQVFGPVGIDQLAGPSEIFVLADETGDAEMIATDLLAQAEHDVRTRVGLITTHKPLADAVLAEVERQLSDLSTAEIAARSWEDYGEIALVEDEAAMIAYSDHVAAEHLQVHTVDPQGFAKKLSHYGSLFIGELSSVVYSDKCSGTNHTLPTMAAGRYTGGLWVGAYIKTATHQWLTEEGVKQVAPPAARQAASEGLEGHRRAAQLRLDRLQA is encoded by the coding sequence ATGACCAGCGAGACCACCAGCCCGAAGGCTCCCGTTTTCATCAAGGCGCCGTCGCGCAACGCGACCGCCGACAACGCCCCCGTCGAGACGCTCGTCACCGAGGTGATCGCCCGCGTCCGTGCCGAGGGCGACGCCGCCGTGCGCGACTATTCCAGGCAGTTCGACAAGGCCGAGCTCGAGGTCTTTGAAGTGAGCGAGGCCGATCGGCTCGCGGCGCTGGAAGAGCTCGATCCGCAGACCCGTGCCGATACCGAGTTCGCGATCACCAACGTGACCAACTTCGCAAAAGCGCAGCTCGGCACGCTGTCGGCCCTCGATGTCGAGATCCTGCCGGGCGTCCATCTCGGTCACCGCAACATCCCGCTCGACCGGGTGGGGTGCTACGTGCCGGGCGGTCGCTTCCCGCTTCTGTCAGCGCCGATCATGACCATCGTTCCGGCCAAGGTTGCCGGAGTGAAAGAAGTCGTCGCCTGTCTGCCGCCGAACGCACATCGCGCGATGATTGCCGGCTGCCACCTTGCCGGAGCCGACCGCATCTTCAGGATCGGCGGCGCGCAGGCGATCGCGGCGATGGCGCTCGGCACGGAGAGTGTGCCGAAGGTCGACAAGATCGTCGGACCCGGCAATGCCTTCGTCAACGAGGCGAAGCGGCAGGTCTTCGGCCCTGTCGGTATCGACCAGCTTGCCGGACCGTCCGAGATCTTCGTCCTCGCCGACGAGACGGGCGATGCAGAGATGATCGCGACCGACCTTCTCGCGCAGGCCGAGCATGACGTGCGCACCCGAGTGGGCCTCATCACCACGCACAAGCCGCTGGCCGACGCGGTGCTGGCCGAGGTGGAGCGTCAGCTGTCCGACCTGTCCACCGCCGAGATCGCCGCCCGCTCCTGGGAGGATTACGGTGAGATCGCGCTGGTCGAGGACGAGGCCGCGATGATCGCCTATTCCGACCACGTCGCCGCCGAACACCTGCAGGTCCACACCGTCGATCCGCAGGGGTTCGCGAAGAAGCTGAGCCACTACGGCTCGCTCTTCATCGGCGAGCTGTCGAGTGTCGTCTATTCCGACAAATGTTCGGGAACGAACCACACGCTGCCGACGATGGCCGCCGGCCGTTACACCGGCGGGCTGTGGGTCGGAGCCTACATCAAGACCGCGACGCACCAGTGGCTCACCGAGGAAGGCGTGAAGCAGGTCGCCCCGCCCGCCGCGCGTCAGGCGGCGAGCGAGGGTCTCGAAGGGCACCGCCGCGCCGCGCAGCTGCGGCTCGACCGGCTTCAGGCGTAA